One Perognathus longimembris pacificus isolate PPM17 chromosome 2, ASM2315922v1, whole genome shotgun sequence DNA segment encodes these proteins:
- the Mms19 gene encoding MMS19 nucleotide excision repair protein homolog isoform X4, whose translation MKLVWPSAKLLQAAAGASTRACDHITSNVLPLLLEQFHNHSQSNQRRTILEMILGFLKVQPKWSYEDKDERPLSSFKDQLCSLVFMALTDPSSQLQLVGIRTLTVLGAQPDLLSSVDLELAVGHLYRLSFLEQDSQSCRVAALEASGTLASLYPGAFSSHLVPKLAEELHKEESDLVREDWHTKCSRHLLCLQALSAVSTHPSIVKETLPLLLQHLWQLNKGNVVAGSSEVIAICQSLHQVAEKCQQDPDCCWYFHDTAVPCLLALAVQASMPEKEPSVLSKVLLEDGVLTAMSSVISTATTHLRPELAAQSVTHIVPLFLDGNTSFLPENSFSSRFQPFQDGSLGQRRLVVLLMAFVCSLPRNVEIPQLNRLMRELLSLSCCHSCPFSATAAAKCFAGLLNKHPAGQQLDEFLQLAMDTVEASLSPGPARSQAFTLLLWVTKALVLRYHPLSSCLTTRLMGLLSDPELGPTAADGFSLLMSDCTDVLTRAGHAEVRIMFRQRFFTDNVPALVQGFHAAPQDVKPNYLKGLSHVLNRLPKPVLLPELPTLLSLLLEALSCPDSVVQLSTLSCLQPLLLEAPQVMSLHVDTLVTKFLNLSSSPSMAVRIAALQCMHALTRLPTPVLLPYKPQVIRALARPLDDKKRLVRKEAVSARGEWFLLGSPGS comes from the exons ATGAAATTGGTGTGGCCAAGTGCCAAGCTGTTGCAGGCAGCTGCAGGTGCATCTACCCGAGCCTGTGACCACATCACCAGCAATGTACTGCCCTTACTACTGGAGCAGTTCCACAACCACAGTCAG AGCAACCAGCGGCGGACAATCCTTGAGATGATCTTGGGTTTCTTGAAGGTGCAGCCAAAATGGAGCTATGAAGACAAAG ATGAAAGGCCTCTGAGTAGTTTCAAGGACCAGCTATGCTCACTGGTATTCATGGCCCTAACAGACCCTAGCAGCCAGCTACAGCTTGTTGGCATCAGGACACTTACAGTCTTGGGGGCGCAACCAG ATCTCCTATCATCTGTGGACCTGGAGCTGGCAGTGGGTCACCTGTACAGACTGAGCTTCCTGGAGCAGGATTCCCAGAGTTG CAGGGTGGCAGCTCTAGAAGCATCAGGAACCCTGGCCAGTCTCTACCCCGGGGCTTTCAGCAGCCATCTAGTACCCAAGCTTGCTGAGGAGCTGCACAAAG AGGAATCAGATTTAGTTAGAGAGGATTGGCACACCAAATGCTCCCGGCATCTGCTCTGTCTGCAAGCTTTGTCAGCTGTTTCAACACATCCCAGCATCGTCAAGGAGACGCTGCCTCTGCTGCTGCAGCATCTCTGGCAGTTGAACAAAG GGAATGTGGTTGCAGGATCCAGTGAAGTTATTGCTATCTGCCAGAGTCTCCATCAGGTGGCCGAAAAATGCCAGCAGGACCCTGACTGCTGCTGGTATTTCCATGACACGGCTGTACCTTGCCTGCTTGCCTTGGCTGTACAGGCTTCCATGCCAG AGAAGGAACCCTCAGTTCTAAGTAAGGTGCTGCTGGAAGATGGGGTCTTGACTGCCATGTCCTCTGTCATTAGCACTGCCACCACTCACCTGAGACCTGA GTTAGCTGCTCAGAGTGTCACCCACATTGTGCCCCTCTTCTTAGATGGCAAcacctcctttctgcctgaaaacAGCTTCTCAAGCAGATTCCAGCCATTCCAG GATGGCTCCTTGGGGCAGAGGCGGCTGGTTGTACTGCTTATGGCTTTTGTCTGCTCTTTGCCTCGAAAT GTGGAAATCCCTCAACTGAACAGACTCATGCGGGAGCTTTTGTCACTGAGCTGCTGCCACAGCTGCCCATTCTCCGCTACAGCTGCTGCCAAGTGCTTTGCAGGACTCCTCAACAAGCACCCTGCAG GGCAGCAGCTAGACGAATTCCTCCAGCTGGCTATGGACACAgtggaggccagcctgagcccgGGGCCTGCTCGTAGTCAGGCCTTCACACTGCTGCTCTGG GTAACCAAGGCTCTAGTACTCAGGTACCATCCTCTCAGTTCCTGCCTTACAACTCGA CTCATGGGCCTCTTGAGTGATCCAGAACTAGGCCCTACAGCTGCTGATGGCTTCTCTCTGCTCATGTCTGACTGCACTGATGTGCTAACTCGTGCTGGCCATGCAGAAGTGCGAATCATGTTCCGCCAGCGGTTCTTCACAGACAATGTGCCTGCTCTGGTCCAAGGCTTCCATGCTGCTCCCCAAG atgtgaAGCCAAACTATCTAAAAGGTCTGTCTCATGTACTCAATAGGCTGCCCAAGCCTGTGCTCTTGCCAGAACTGCCCACA CTCCTTTCCTTGTTATTGGAGGCCCTGTCCTGCCCTGACTCTGTGGTCCAGCTCTCTACCCTCAGCTGCCTTCAGCCTCTTCTACTGGAAGCACCCCAAGTCATGAGTCTTCATGTTGACACCCTGGTCACCAAGTTTCTAAACCTCAGTTCCAGCCCATCCATG GCTGTCCGGATTGCTGCGCTGCAGTGTATGCATGCTCTCACCCGCTTGCCCACTCCTGTG TTGCTGCCATACAAACCACAGGTGATCCGGGCCTTGGCCAGGCCACTAGATGACAAGAAGAGACTGGTGCGCAAGGAAGCTGTGTCAGCTAGGGGAGAATG GTTTCTGTTGGGGAGCCCTGGCAGCTGA